In a single window of the Trichoderma breve strain T069 chromosome 6, whole genome shotgun sequence genome:
- a CDS encoding MED7 protein domain-containing protein, translating into MDEQQEPHSLASTFPNPPDFWKEFTPERIAEIIELRRAQAADGEDVDSVQIPNLPEHLRALQPPPEPADGRWRVFGDQYMLDDKLPTLEEQGIENLPATASSSAKDAKHYDRAFELKRLTKSLLLNFLEMVGTLARNASDAEAKIADLRTILINIHHILNEYRPHQARESAIEMMQDHLDRTRTETAAIRTQVDKARKVLEGLGSLDLSAIPKEQIPVEDPTATWTDEENLLTEKTLREAKVWAMADAVIE; encoded by the exons ATGGACGAGCAGCAGGAGCCGCACTCGCTGGCGTCGACGTTTCCAAACCCGCCGGATTTCTGGAAGGAATTCACACCAGAGAGAATCGCAGAGATTATAGAGCTGCGACGGGCTCAGGCCGCCGATGGCGAGGACGTGGACAGTGTGCAGATCCCGAATCTGCCTGAGCATCTGAGGGCTCTGCAGCCGCCGCCTGAACCGGCAGATGGACGGTGGCGAGTCTTTGGCGACCAGTACATG CTCGACGACAAACTCCCGACTCTCGAGGAGCAGGGCATCGAAAACCTGCCCGcaacagcctcctccagcgccaaagacgccaagCACTACGATCGCGCCTTTGAGCTCAAGCGCCTGACCAAATCTCTACTACTCAACTTCCTCGAGATGGTCGGCACCCTGGCGCGCAATGCCAGcgacgccgaggccaagattgccgaCTTACGCACTATATTGATTAACATTCACCACATCCTCAACGAGTACCGCCCGCATCAGGCTCGCGAATCGGCCATTGAGATGATGCAGGACCATCTTGATCGTACACGCACCGAAACGGCCGCCATTCGCACGCAGGTCGACAAGGCGAGGAAAGTTCTTGAAGGCCTGGGTAGCTTGGACTTGTCGGCGATTCCAAAGGAACAAATTCCGGTGGAGGATCCGACGGCAACGTGGACGGACGAGGAGAATCTCTTAACTGAGAAGACGCTGAGAGAGGCCAAGGTGTGGGCTATGGCTGATGCGGTTATCGAATAG